A stretch of Pseudomonas sp. 7SR1 DNA encodes these proteins:
- a CDS encoding formylglycine-generating enzyme family protein has product MYKLLGAAVALSLAGLVYADEGTDKLDNPKPLPDDVSLPLPCEGQMVFRYVYILAQGTLDDREISLGYPFSEGEAGYQQSFISGYRRDFINGQFTLKDLPKEWNKTITPLMPKTDAQTPLKPMLYFIGKYEVTARQYAQVMAQAQSLASGEPAPACEALLAELPQGMAGRLPKVKLSKFEAERFSAVYSAWLMKYHKDLLPVSGRGTSAEDGGLGFVRLPTEVEWEFAARGGQAVSRQDLEGRLFPRRVEGSEGDGPLADWAVFNQVAGGTGQAARLMPIGTKLPNPVGLFDVIGNAAEMVQESFQLVHSGRRQGAYGGFVVKGGNYLEGEGTLFTGMRREYPLFAADGTEQSNETTGFRVAVGALSAPRSRYKELFAQWQKEGRLASLTDAIDDAQDPTKRLDSIIAASVDPRLQAELGLVNEELKRNVSLIAQQREEAAGNLIQSAALVAETVNNYNIRLTNLQRSREAAVEAKDEASAQLFATAIDNGRSALDGAVAIYIDNLATGTRYTDAVIQAQFQRIKEELERKPVLGKSLVARATLFVRHVGDYRQQKRADPAAILKELLASSGQRS; this is encoded by the coding sequence ATGTATAAGCTATTGGGCGCCGCCGTGGCGCTGAGCCTGGCCGGCCTTGTGTATGCCGATGAAGGCACCGACAAGCTGGACAACCCCAAGCCGTTGCCCGACGACGTCAGCCTGCCGCTGCCGTGCGAGGGGCAGATGGTGTTCCGCTACGTCTACATCCTCGCCCAGGGCACCCTGGACGACCGCGAGATCAGCCTGGGCTATCCGTTCAGCGAGGGTGAGGCCGGCTACCAGCAGTCGTTCATTTCCGGTTACCGGCGCGACTTCATCAACGGCCAGTTCACCCTCAAGGACCTGCCCAAGGAGTGGAACAAGACCATCACGCCGTTGATGCCCAAGACCGATGCCCAGACCCCGCTCAAGCCGATGCTGTACTTCATCGGCAAGTACGAAGTCACGGCCCGGCAATACGCCCAGGTGATGGCCCAGGCACAGTCCCTGGCCAGCGGCGAACCGGCACCGGCCTGTGAGGCTTTGCTGGCCGAGCTTCCCCAGGGCATGGCCGGGCGCCTGCCCAAGGTGAAATTGTCGAAATTCGAGGCTGAGCGTTTCTCGGCCGTTTACAGCGCCTGGCTGATGAAATACCACAAGGACCTGTTGCCGGTGAGCGGCCGCGGTACGTCCGCCGAAGACGGCGGGTTGGGCTTCGTGCGCCTGCCCACCGAAGTGGAATGGGAATTCGCCGCCCGGGGCGGGCAAGCCGTCAGCCGCCAGGATCTGGAAGGGCGGCTGTTCCCCCGGCGGGTCGAAGGCAGCGAAGGCGATGGCCCATTGGCTGACTGGGCGGTGTTCAACCAGGTGGCCGGCGGCACCGGCCAGGCCGCACGCTTGATGCCCATCGGCACCAAACTGCCGAACCCTGTCGGTCTGTTCGACGTGATCGGCAACGCGGCGGAAATGGTTCAGGAGTCCTTCCAGCTGGTGCATTCCGGACGTCGCCAGGGGGCGTATGGCGGCTTTGTGGTCAAGGGCGGCAATTACCTGGAAGGCGAGGGCACGCTGTTCACCGGCATGCGCCGCGAGTACCCGCTGTTCGCCGCTGACGGTACCGAGCAAAGCAACGAAACCACCGGTTTCCGGGTGGCCGTGGGGGCCTTGTCGGCACCGCGCTCACGCTACAAGGAACTGTTCGCCCAGTGGCAGAAAGAGGGCCGCCTCGCGTCCCTGACCGATGCCATCGACGACGCCCAGGATCCCACCAAGCGCCTGGACAGCATCATCGCCGCCAGCGTCGATCCACGCCTGCAGGCCGAGCTGGGGCTGGTCAATGAAGAGCTCAAGCGCAACGTGTCGCTCATCGCCCAGCAGCGTGAGGAAGCGGCCGGCAATCTGATCCAGTCCGCGGCCCTGGTGGCCGAGACCGTCAACAACTACAACATTCGCCTGACCAATCTGCAGCGCAGTCGCGAGGCGGCCGTGGAGGCCAAGGACGAAGCCAGCGCCCAGCTGTTCGCCACGGCCATCGACAACGGCCGCAGCGCGCTGGACGGCGCGGTGGCGATCTACATCGACAACCTCGCCACGGGCACGCGCTACACCGATGCCGTGATCCAGGCGCAGTTTCAACGCATCAAGGAGGAATTGGAGCGCAAGCCGGTGCTGGGCAAGAGCCTGGTGGCGCGCGCAACGTTGTTCGTTCGCCATGTCGGTGACTATCGTCAGCAAAAACGAGCCGATCCGGCGGCGATATTGAAGGAATTGCTCGCATCGAGCGGTCAACGATCATGA
- a CDS encoding helicase codes for MKFRFLLWMLGLLMGKASRTNPAFQQQLGDKDLVFQLQTLDGKVARHFTVKNQRITSQSGTHPTPAFAIAFKDAAYGLATMQAKNKQLAFMSGIQDKSIQIKGNPALVIWFQGLTRYLKPKKAKSKV; via the coding sequence ATGAAATTTCGTTTCCTGCTGTGGATGCTGGGGTTGTTGATGGGCAAGGCCAGCCGGACCAACCCGGCGTTTCAGCAGCAACTGGGCGACAAGGACCTGGTGTTCCAGCTGCAGACTCTGGATGGCAAGGTCGCCCGGCATTTCACCGTGAAAAACCAGCGCATCACCAGCCAGTCCGGCACCCACCCAACTCCAGCGTTCGCCATTGCCTTCAAGGACGCTGCCTACGGCTTGGCCACGATGCAGGCCAAGAACAAGCAACTGGCGTTCATGAGCGGTATCCAGGACAAGTCCATCCAGATCAAGGGCAACCCGGCGCTGGTGATCTGGTTTCAGGGATTGACCCGGTACTTGAAGCCGAAGAAGGCCAAGTCCAAGGTCTGA
- the recG gene encoding ATP-dependent DNA helicase RecG, with product MTELSKVPVTALKGVGEAMAEKLARVGLENLQDVLFHLPLRYQDRTRVVPIGHLRPGQDAVIEGTVSGADVVMGRRRSLVVRLQDGTGGLSLRFYHFSNAQKEGLKRGTRVRCYGEARPGASGLEIYHPEYRAITGDEPPPVDETLTPVYPLTEGLTQQRLRQLCQQALTLLGPSSLPDWLPTELARDYQLAPLADAIRYLHHPPADADVEELALGHHWAQHRLAFEELLTHQLSQQRLRESLRSLRAPAMPKARDLPARYLANLGFTPTGAQQRVGNEIAYDLSQPEPMLRLIQGDVGAGKTVVAALAALQALEAGYQVALMAPTEILAEQHFITFQRWLEPLGIEVAWLAGKLKGRNRTAALAQIAEGAPMVVGTHALFQDEVQFKNLALVIIDEQHRFGVQQRLALRQKGVGGRMCPHQLIMTATPIPRTLAMSAYADLDTSILDELPPGRTPVNTVLVTDTRRVEVIERVRSACAEGRQAYWVCTLIEESEELTCQAAQSTYEDLTAALGELKVGLIHGRMKPAEKAAVMAEFKAGALQLLVATTVIEVGVDVPNASLMIIENPERLGLAQLHQLRGRVGRGSAASHCVLLYHPPLSQIGRQRLGIMRETNDGFVIAEKDLELRGPGEMLGTRQTGLLQFKVADLMRDADLLPAVRDAAQALLERWPDHVSPLLDRWLRHGQQYGQV from the coding sequence ATGACTGAGCTGTCCAAAGTACCGGTCACGGCACTCAAGGGTGTAGGCGAGGCCATGGCCGAGAAACTGGCCAGGGTCGGGCTGGAAAACCTTCAGGACGTGTTGTTCCACCTGCCGTTGCGTTACCAGGACCGTACCCGCGTGGTGCCCATCGGCCACTTGCGGCCGGGGCAGGACGCGGTGATCGAAGGCACCGTCAGCGGCGCCGATGTGGTCATGGGCCGGCGCCGCAGCCTGGTGGTGCGCCTGCAGGACGGCACCGGCGGGCTCAGCCTGCGCTTCTATCATTTCAGCAATGCCCAGAAGGAAGGCCTCAAGCGTGGCACTCGCGTGCGCTGCTACGGCGAGGCGCGGCCTGGCGCTTCCGGGCTGGAAATCTATCACCCGGAATACCGCGCCATCACCGGTGACGAGCCGCCCCCGGTAGATGAGACCCTGACTCCGGTCTATCCCCTCACCGAAGGCCTGACCCAACAGCGCCTGCGTCAGCTCTGCCAGCAGGCCCTGACCCTGCTCGGCCCCAGCAGCCTGCCGGACTGGCTGCCCACGGAGCTGGCCCGGGACTACCAACTGGCGCCGCTGGCCGATGCGATCCGCTATCTGCATCACCCACCCGCCGATGCCGATGTCGAGGAGCTTGCCCTCGGTCATCACTGGGCCCAGCACCGCCTGGCTTTCGAAGAGTTGCTGACGCATCAACTGTCCCAGCAGCGCCTGAGGGAAAGCCTGCGCTCGTTGCGCGCCCCGGCGATGCCCAAGGCCAGGGATCTGCCGGCACGCTACCTCGCCAACCTCGGCTTCACCCCCACGGGCGCCCAGCAACGGGTGGGCAACGAGATTGCCTACGACCTGAGCCAGCCCGAGCCGATGCTGCGGCTGATCCAGGGCGACGTGGGCGCCGGCAAGACCGTGGTCGCCGCCCTCGCCGCCCTGCAAGCCCTGGAAGCGGGGTATCAGGTAGCGCTGATGGCGCCCACCGAGATCCTCGCCGAACAGCATTTCATCACCTTCCAGCGCTGGCTCGAACCGCTGGGCATCGAAGTCGCCTGGCTGGCCGGCAAGCTCAAGGGCAGGAACCGCACCGCCGCCCTGGCGCAGATCGCCGAAGGCGCGCCGATGGTGGTGGGCACCCATGCGCTGTTCCAGGACGAAGTGCAGTTCAAGAACCTGGCTCTGGTGATCATCGACGAACAGCATCGCTTCGGCGTGCAACAGCGCCTGGCCCTGCGGCAGAAAGGCGTGGGCGGACGCATGTGCCCGCATCAGTTGATCATGACCGCCACACCGATCCCCCGCACCCTGGCCATGAGCGCCTACGCCGATCTCGACACCTCGATCCTCGACGAACTGCCGCCGGGGCGAACGCCGGTCAACACCGTGCTGGTCACCGACACCCGCCGGGTGGAAGTGATCGAGCGCGTGCGCAGCGCCTGCGCCGAAGGGCGTCAGGCCTATTGGGTGTGCACGTTGATCGAAGAGTCCGAAGAGCTGACCTGCCAGGCGGCGCAGAGCACCTATGAAGACCTCACCGCCGCCCTCGGCGAGTTGAAGGTCGGGTTGATCCACGGGCGCATGAAGCCCGCCGAGAAGGCCGCCGTCATGGCCGAATTCAAGGCCGGAGCCTTGCAGTTGCTGGTCGCCACCACGGTCATCGAAGTGGGGGTGGACGTGCCGAACGCCAGCCTGATGATCATCGAGAACCCCGAGCGCCTGGGCCTTGCACAGTTGCACCAGCTACGCGGCCGGGTCGGCCGAGGCAGCGCCGCCAGCCATTGCGTCCTGCTCTATCACCCGCCGCTGTCCCAGATCGGCCGCCAGCGCCTGGGTATCATGCGCGAAACGAACGACGGTTTCGTCATCGCCGAAAAAGACCTTGAACTGCGCGGCCCCGGTGAAATGCTCGGCACGCGCCAGACCGGTCTGCTTCAATTCAAGGTAGCCGACCTGATGCGTGACGCCGATCTGCTCCCTGCGGTACGCGACGCAGCCCAGGCTCTGCTGGAGCGCTGGCCGGACCACGTCAGCCCGTTGCTGGATCGCTGGCTGCGTCATGGGCAGCAATACGGCCAAGTGTGA
- a CDS encoding energy transducer TonB family protein, which produces MITTRQKLTRYSGSLAVVLGVHALAIALALNWTTRPPIELPPQAMMVELAPVPAPPPPAPPKVVTPPKPPEPVEELPLPKLAEAPKAEIAVPKPVKPKPKPQPPKPKPVEKKPEPPKEQPSEQKPSDAQPTQAPTEKSAQPAPGPSPAQLAAKASWQGTLLAHLGKYKKYPASAQARGKEGLNRLRFVVDAEGNVLSFELVGKSGNADLDRATLEMIRRAQPLPKPPADMLTNGSIEIVAPFVYSIDKRRR; this is translated from the coding sequence ATGATCACGACGCGCCAAAAGCTGACGCGTTACAGCGGTAGCCTGGCCGTGGTGCTGGGCGTGCATGCGCTCGCCATCGCGCTGGCGCTGAACTGGACGACACGGCCCCCCATCGAACTGCCGCCCCAGGCGATGATGGTGGAGCTGGCACCGGTTCCCGCCCCGCCACCGCCGGCGCCGCCTAAAGTCGTCACGCCGCCGAAACCGCCGGAGCCGGTCGAAGAGCTGCCGTTGCCCAAACTCGCCGAAGCGCCGAAGGCGGAAATCGCCGTGCCCAAGCCGGTCAAGCCCAAGCCCAAGCCTCAACCGCCCAAGCCCAAGCCCGTGGAGAAAAAGCCGGAGCCGCCGAAGGAACAGCCCTCGGAGCAGAAGCCCAGCGACGCCCAGCCGACCCAGGCACCGACGGAAAAATCCGCGCAGCCGGCCCCTGGCCCTTCGCCCGCACAGTTGGCGGCCAAGGCCAGTTGGCAAGGTACCTTGCTGGCCCACCTGGGCAAGTACAAGAAGTACCCGGCCAGCGCACAAGCGCGGGGCAAGGAAGGCTTGAACCGCCTGCGGTTCGTGGTGGACGCCGAAGGCAACGTGTTGTCCTTCGAACTGGTAGGCAAGTCGGGCAACGCCGATCTGGACCGGGCCACCCTGGAAATGATCCGCCGCGCCCAGCCACTGCCCAAGCCCCCGGCGGACATGCTGACCAACGGCTCCATCGAAATCGTTGCGCCGTTCGTGTATTCCATCGACAAGCGCAGGCGCTGA
- a CDS encoding hydrogen peroxide-inducible genes activator, whose product MTLTELRYIVTLAQEQHFGHAAERCHVSQPTLSVGVKKLEDELGVLIFERSKSAVRLTPVGEGIVAQAQKVLEQAQGIRELAQAGKNQLTAPLKVGAIYTVGPYLFPHLIPQLHRVAPQMPLYIEENFTHVLRDKLRNGELDAIIIALPFNEADVLTLPLYDEPFYVLMPAQHPWTQKKTIDAALLNDKSLLLLGEGHCFRDQVLEACPTLTKGSEGAKHTTVESSSLETIRHMVASGLGISILPLSAVDSHHYAPGVIEVRPMTAPVPFRTVAIAWRASFPRPKAIEILADSIRLCSVAKPPSAK is encoded by the coding sequence ATGACCCTCACAGAATTACGCTACATCGTGACCCTCGCCCAAGAGCAGCATTTCGGCCATGCGGCCGAGCGTTGCCACGTCAGCCAGCCGACCTTGTCGGTGGGCGTGAAGAAGCTTGAAGACGAACTCGGTGTGCTGATTTTCGAGCGCAGCAAAAGCGCCGTGCGCCTGACCCCGGTAGGCGAAGGCATCGTTGCCCAGGCCCAGAAGGTCCTTGAGCAGGCCCAGGGCATCCGCGAACTGGCCCAGGCCGGCAAGAACCAGCTCACCGCTCCGCTGAAGGTCGGCGCGATCTACACGGTGGGTCCGTACCTGTTCCCGCACCTGATTCCACAGCTGCACCGGGTCGCCCCTCAGATGCCGCTGTACATCGAAGAAAACTTCACCCATGTGCTGCGCGACAAACTGCGCAACGGCGAGCTGGACGCGATCATCATCGCCCTGCCGTTCAACGAAGCCGACGTGCTGACCCTGCCGCTCTACGACGAGCCGTTCTACGTCCTGATGCCGGCCCAGCACCCCTGGACCCAGAAAAAGACCATCGACGCCGCCCTGCTCAACGACAAGAGCCTGTTGCTGCTGGGCGAAGGCCATTGCTTCCGCGACCAGGTGCTCGAGGCCTGCCCGACCCTGACCAAGGGCAGCGAAGGCGCCAAGCACACCACGGTGGAATCCAGCTCCCTGGAGACCATTCGCCACATGGTCGCCTCGGGCCTGGGGATTTCGATCCTGCCGCTGTCTGCGGTGGACAGCCATCACTATGCCCCCGGCGTGATCGAAGTCCGCCCGATGACCGCCCCCGTGCCGTTCCGTACCGTCGCCATTGCCTGGCGCGCCAGCTTCCCGCGACCCAAGGCCATCGAGATCCTCGCTGATTCGATCCGCCTGTGTTCCGTGGCCAAGCCGCCGTCCGCCAAGTAA
- a CDS encoding aminoacyl-tRNA deacylase and HDOD domain-containing protein, whose translation MTDAALAPEIPHAPSVIRLLLEKSGIAFDEVLERPGLNPARKVQAVLLHDAVGALMVLFPQSQLLDLNRLAELTGRKLTAVPTEKLERMLGKHSLNMLPGLPALTSSPCLYEESLLREPMLLINSGEPGVLLEVTSEAFKSMLTKASAATFGEALSNITPNLDRPHDDRAEITQAVQAFTARRIQQRLEETIEIPPLAETAQKIIKLRVDPDATIDDITGVVETDPALAAQVVSWAASPYYASPGKIRSVEDAIVRVLGFDLVINLALGLALGKTLSLPKDHPQHTTPYWQQSIYTAAVIEGLTRAMPRAQRPEGGLTYLSGLLHNFGYLLLAHVFPPHFSLMCRHLEVNPHLCHSYVEQHLLGISREQIGSWLMRYWDMPDELATALRFQHDPHYDGEYAAYPNLVCLAVRLLRARGIGSGPDEEIPDALLERVGLAREKANDVVSKVLEAEVLLRELASQFNH comes from the coding sequence ATGACTGACGCTGCTCTCGCCCCAGAAATCCCGCATGCTCCGTCTGTTATTCGGCTGCTGCTCGAGAAATCAGGCATCGCCTTCGACGAAGTTCTCGAACGACCGGGCCTGAACCCTGCCCGCAAGGTGCAGGCCGTTCTGCTGCACGATGCCGTCGGCGCACTCATGGTGCTGTTTCCCCAAAGCCAGTTGCTGGATCTCAATCGCCTGGCCGAGCTCACCGGCCGCAAGCTCACGGCGGTGCCGACCGAAAAGCTGGAGCGCATGCTCGGCAAACACAGCCTGAACATGTTGCCAGGCCTGCCCGCGCTCACCAGCTCCCCGTGCCTGTATGAAGAAAGCCTGCTGCGCGAGCCGATGCTGCTGATCAACTCGGGCGAGCCGGGGGTGTTGCTGGAAGTGACCAGCGAGGCCTTCAAGAGCATGCTCACCAAGGCCAGCGCCGCCACATTCGGCGAAGCCTTGAGCAATATCACCCCCAACCTGGACCGTCCCCACGACGACCGCGCGGAAATCACCCAGGCGGTACAGGCCTTCACGGCCCGGCGCATCCAGCAACGGCTGGAAGAAACCATCGAGATTCCGCCGCTGGCCGAGACCGCTCAGAAAATCATCAAGCTGCGGGTCGATCCGGACGCCACCATCGATGACATCACCGGCGTCGTCGAAACCGACCCGGCCCTGGCCGCGCAAGTGGTGAGCTGGGCCGCCTCACCCTACTACGCCTCGCCGGGCAAGATCCGTTCGGTGGAAGACGCCATCGTCCGGGTGCTGGGCTTCGACCTGGTGATCAACCTGGCGCTGGGCCTGGCCCTGGGCAAGACCCTGAGCCTGCCCAAGGACCATCCGCAACACACCACGCCGTACTGGCAACAATCGATCTACACCGCCGCCGTCATCGAAGGCCTGACCCGCGCCATGCCTCGCGCCCAGCGCCCGGAAGGCGGCCTGACGTACCTCTCCGGCCTGCTGCACAACTTCGGCTACCTGCTGCTTGCCCACGTCTTTCCACCGCACTTCTCGTTGATGTGCCGGCACCTGGAAGTCAACCCGCACCTGTGCCACAGCTATGTCGAGCAGCACCTGCTGGGCATCAGCCGCGAGCAGATCGGTTCATGGCTGATGCGCTACTGGGACATGCCCGACGAACTGGCCACCGCCCTGCGCTTCCAGCACGATCCGCATTACGACGGCGAATACGCCGCCTACCCGAACCTGGTCTGCCTGGCGGTGCGTCTGCTGCGCGCCCGGGGCATCGGCTCGGGTCCCGACGAGGAAATCCCCGACGCCCTGCTCGAACGCGTGGGCCTGGCGCGAGAGAAAGCCAACGACGTGGTCAGCAAAGTGCTTGAAGCTGAAGTGTTGCTGCGGGAACTGGCATCGCAGTTTAATCATTGA
- the tagQ gene encoding type VI secretion system-associated lipoprotein TagQ, whose translation MLFSRKPFASVSKRHLLMVAVGFSTVLTGCATSPTSKVASSTKVEYYPNCYEPVQHLRATEGNMTKSVITGAAVGAVGGALLGALTADKEDRGRNAAIGAAGGALAGGAAGYYTERQKQIADDNQRIASYAADVNKSVTDIDRSTAYAKASQQCYQSAFTKLVADRKAKTVNDTEGRKRLAEIVAGLKESNDLIVAVNGKASEDLNNYTQAYEKDLQQVGVQRTDVVTVATAETTPVVATTTKTKKSVKPAKKPPVLPTVPKEAVTTEKTLQTAKAKQDESKQVASAGTTQVNSMCKNPDLGDWAPVPCPNV comes from the coding sequence ATGCTTTTCTCCCGTAAACCTTTTGCTTCGGTTTCCAAGCGTCATTTGCTGATGGTCGCGGTCGGCTTCAGCACCGTCCTGACCGGCTGCGCGACGTCGCCGACGTCCAAGGTCGCATCGAGCACCAAGGTCGAGTACTACCCCAACTGCTACGAGCCGGTGCAGCACCTGCGGGCCACTGAGGGGAACATGACCAAGTCGGTCATCACCGGTGCCGCTGTCGGTGCCGTCGGTGGTGCGCTGCTGGGCGCCCTGACCGCCGACAAGGAAGACCGTGGCCGCAACGCCGCCATCGGTGCGGCGGGCGGTGCCCTGGCGGGCGGCGCCGCCGGTTACTACACCGAGCGCCAGAAGCAGATCGCTGATGACAACCAGCGCATCGCTTCCTATGCCGCCGACGTCAACAAAAGCGTTACCGACATCGACCGCAGCACCGCGTACGCCAAGGCTTCGCAGCAGTGCTACCAGAGCGCGTTCACCAAACTGGTTGCCGACCGCAAGGCCAAGACCGTCAACGACACCGAAGGTCGCAAGCGCCTGGCAGAAATCGTCGCCGGCCTGAAAGAGTCCAACGACCTGATCGTCGCGGTCAACGGCAAGGCTTCGGAAGACCTGAACAACTACACCCAGGCCTATGAAAAAGACCTGCAGCAAGTGGGCGTGCAGCGCACCGACGTCGTGACCGTGGCGACCGCCGAGACCACCCCGGTCGTGGCGACCACCACCAAGACCAAGAAATCCGTGAAGCCTGCGAAAAAGCCGCCAGTGCTGCCAACCGTGCCGAAAGAGGCGGTGACCACCGAGAAGACCCTGCAGACCGCCAAGGCCAAGCAGGATGAAAGCAAGCAGGTGGCCAGCGCCGGCACCACCCAGGTCAACAGCATGTGCAAGAACCCGGACCTGGGCGACTGGGCACCGGTGCCTTGCCCGAATGTTTGA
- a CDS encoding delta-60 repeat domain-containing protein produces the protein MIQSAGLLEAGTLDPTFADGGVQRLCFPEISGDAATAVLALPDKKLMVAILLSGFHAPVAMTRLHEDGTLDTEFGGKGAGYVEVALDEAYVDLVFGLSGLNDGRWMLLGQYQANESSDGGLFLVRQHRDGQLDESFGERGIRLISYLDMGRHEHVGVRVEVVARDDKAPTTKASRSASYPRPSAVQQPDGKIVLIAQVSHLGDGSKMKGIVLRLNSDGSTDTTFNGTGFAIVELEGLTYDWNSAHGVAVQSDGKVLVSGMYTRLATNFAGGYVTRFDATGHVDTRFNGGTVTVRQSDFADLSALWVRETDGRIVAVGRAIREGASNGLIIVLTVDGFFDFNFNQGQPLFSQLVPQGMFWEHCRGQEDGSLLVAGATGRGFVTEELTVITARYRSDGSLDPAFNGSGFTVFDEGEEYEDIQDMTVMVDGRIVICGFAWKAADPLPHVDGGWLIRYLT, from the coding sequence ATGATTCAGTCAGCAGGGCTTTTAGAGGCAGGTACGCTCGACCCCACCTTCGCCGACGGCGGCGTTCAGAGATTGTGCTTCCCTGAAATCTCCGGTGATGCCGCAACCGCTGTCCTGGCTTTACCCGATAAAAAACTGATGGTTGCCATCCTGTTGTCGGGATTCCACGCCCCTGTCGCCATGACACGGCTGCATGAGGATGGAACGCTCGATACCGAGTTCGGAGGAAAAGGCGCGGGTTACGTTGAGGTGGCTTTGGACGAAGCCTACGTGGATCTCGTTTTTGGCCTCAGCGGACTGAACGACGGGAGATGGATGCTGCTAGGTCAGTATCAAGCAAATGAATCCTCCGATGGAGGGCTATTTCTCGTCCGGCAGCACAGGGATGGTCAACTGGATGAGTCTTTCGGCGAGAGGGGAATACGTTTGATTTCCTACCTCGACATGGGCCGGCATGAGCACGTCGGCGTGCGGGTCGAGGTCGTGGCAAGGGATGACAAGGCTCCCACTACCAAAGCCTCGCGAAGCGCCAGCTACCCTAGGCCGTCGGCCGTCCAGCAACCGGACGGCAAGATTGTCCTGATCGCTCAGGTAAGCCATCTGGGAGACGGTTCCAAGATGAAGGGGATCGTTCTTCGCCTGAATTCGGATGGCTCGACCGACACGACATTCAACGGAACCGGTTTTGCGATCGTCGAGCTCGAAGGCTTGACGTATGACTGGAATAGCGCCCATGGCGTTGCGGTTCAGAGCGATGGCAAGGTGCTGGTTTCCGGGATGTATACCCGGCTGGCCACAAATTTCGCGGGTGGTTATGTAACGCGCTTCGATGCCACAGGACATGTCGACACCCGATTCAATGGCGGAACCGTGACGGTTCGTCAATCGGATTTCGCCGACCTCTCAGCGCTTTGGGTAAGAGAAACGGATGGCCGGATCGTGGCGGTGGGCAGAGCTATTCGCGAGGGCGCTTCCAATGGACTGATCATTGTTTTAACCGTCGACGGTTTTTTCGATTTCAATTTCAATCAGGGGCAGCCGCTGTTTTCCCAACTGGTGCCCCAAGGGATGTTTTGGGAGCACTGTCGGGGACAGGAGGATGGCTCGCTTCTCGTCGCGGGCGCTACCGGACGGGGCTTCGTCACCGAAGAGCTTACCGTGATAACCGCACGATACCGTTCCGACGGATCCCTCGATCCGGCATTCAACGGCAGTGGTTTTACCGTTTTCGACGAGGGCGAGGAGTATGAAGACATACAGGACATGACCGTCATGGTCGATGGCCGGATCGTTATTTGTGGTTTTGCATGGAAAGCGGCTGATCCATTGCCTCACGTCGATGGAGGCTGGTTGATTCGCTATCTGACCTGA
- a CDS encoding ABC transporter permease, with amino-acid sequence MRGALVASLAWQDYRNDAWLSACSVLALVAVVAPLLVLFGLKFGLVTSLTERLQNDPATREIIPLGGGRFSAAFIEQLSQRGDVAFALPRTRQIAATADLSSATAGVTVEMIPTAANDPLLERLPLPQGLDQVVLSQTAAEKLGARAGDWLQASFGRQVAGRSEAQRTRVQVLHVLPLEAFARDGLFAPLALLEAAEDYRDGRAVAAFGWPGDAVGVAEQRVYPAFRLYARSLGDVEPLRQYFAAQNLLVATQAQAIAQVQSLSRNLSIVFWIIAGLALAGAFAAIFAGALAAVERKRRELSVLRLLGVSTAALLLFVVLQALYSATFAALLSAGLYGLAQSGLNYLFAQMPGEYASHLLVRHYILALVAVLGTSALAAACGGWRVARIQASEGIRDV; translated from the coding sequence ATGCGCGGCGCGCTGGTGGCTTCCCTGGCCTGGCAGGATTACCGCAACGATGCCTGGCTGTCGGCGTGCTCGGTGCTGGCGCTGGTGGCCGTGGTGGCGCCGTTGCTGGTGCTGTTCGGCCTCAAGTTCGGCCTGGTCACCAGCCTGACCGAACGCCTGCAGAACGATCCGGCCACCCGGGAAATCATCCCTCTGGGCGGTGGCCGGTTCAGCGCCGCTTTCATCGAACAATTGAGCCAGCGCGGTGACGTGGCCTTTGCCTTGCCGCGAACCCGGCAGATCGCCGCCACGGCGGACTTGAGCAGTGCCACGGCGGGCGTCACCGTCGAGATGATACCCACCGCCGCCAACGATCCCTTGCTGGAGCGCCTGCCGCTGCCACAAGGACTGGACCAGGTGGTGCTCAGCCAGACCGCGGCCGAGAAGCTCGGTGCCAGGGCAGGTGATTGGTTGCAGGCCAGTTTCGGCCGGCAGGTGGCCGGTCGCAGCGAGGCGCAGCGCACGCGGGTCCAGGTGCTGCACGTGCTGCCCCTGGAGGCCTTTGCCCGGGATGGCCTGTTTGCGCCACTGGCCTTGCTGGAGGCGGCCGAGGACTACCGCGACGGTCGTGCCGTAGCCGCGTTCGGCTGGCCCGGCGATGCGGTGGGCGTGGCCGAGCAGCGGGTGTACCCGGCATTCCGCCTGTATGCCCGCAGCCTCGGCGACGTGGAGCCGCTGCGTCAGTACTTCGCCGCGCAGAACCTGCTGGTGGCCACCCAGGCCCAGGCCATCGCACAAGTGCAATCGCTGAGTCGCAATCTGTCGATCGTGTTCTGGATCATCGCCGGCTTGGCCCTGGCCGGGGCATTCGCGGCGATCTTCGCCGGAGCGCTGGCGGCGGTCGAGCGCAAGCGTCGGGAGCTGTCGGTGCTGCGCCTGCTGGGAGTCTCCACCGCGGCGCTGTTGTTGTTCGTAGTGCTGCAGGCGCTCTACAGCGCCACGTTTGCGGCCTTGCTCAGCGCCGGCCTGTATGGCCTGGCGCAGTCGGGCCTCAATTATCTGTTTGCGCAGATGCCGGGCGAGTACGCCAGCCATCTGCTGGTGCGTCACTACATCCTGGCCCTGGTGGCCGTGCTCGGCACCAGTGCCTTGGCGGCGGCGTGCGGCGGCTGGCGGGTGGCGCGCATCCAGGCATCTGAAGGAATCCGCGATGTATAA